The following DNA comes from Ascaphus truei isolate aAscTru1 chromosome 1, aAscTru1.hap1, whole genome shotgun sequence.
agtgggggggactgggaagaagggcatgccgaggacagtggAGTTgaatgggaagaagggcatgccaaggacagtgggggggactgggaagaagggcatgccgaggacagtgggggggactgggaagaagggcatgccgaggacagtgggggactgggaagaagggcatgctgaggacagtgggggactgggaagaagggcatgccgagggaagtgggggactgggaagaaaggCATGCCGAgggcagtgggggactgggaagaaaggcatgccgaggacagtgggggactgggaagaagggcatgctgaggacagtgggggactgggaagaaggacATGCCGAGGACAGtaggggactgggaagaagggcatgctgagggcagtgggggactgggaagaagggcatgctgagggcagtgggggactaggaagaagggcatgctgaggacagtgggggactgggaagaaaggcatgctgaggacagtggaggactgggaagaagggcatgccgaggacagtgggggactgggaagaagggcatgctgaggacagtgggggggactgggaagaagggcatgccgaggacagtgggggactgggaagaagggcatgctgatGACAGTGGGAGACTTGGAAGAAGGGCATGTTGAgggcagtgggggactgggaagaagggcatgccgaggacagtgggggactAGGAAGAAGGAcatgccgaggacagtgggggactgggaagaagggcatgctgaggacagtgggggggactgggaagaagggcatgccgaggacagtgggggggactgggaagaagggcatgccgaggacagtgggggactgggaagaagggcatgctgaggacagtgggagactgggaagaagggcatgttgagggcagtgggggactgggaagaagggcatgccgaggacattgggggggactgggaagaagggcatgccgaggacagtgggggactgggaagaagggcatgctgaggacagtgggggactgggaagaagggcatgctgagggcagtgggggactgggaagaagggcatgctgagggcagtgggggactgggaagaattgcatgctgaggacagtgggggactgggaagaagggcatgctgagggcagtgcgggactgggaagaagggcatgctgagggcagtgggggactgggaagaagggcattctgagggcagtgggggactgggaagaagggcatgctgaggacagtgggggggacagggaagaagggcatgctgaggacagtgggggactgggaagaagagcatgctgagggcagtgggggactgggaagaagggcatgctgaggacagtgttggactgggaagaagggcatgctgaggacagtgggggactgggaagaagggcatgctgaggacagtgggggactgggaagaagggcatgcttaGGACagtggggggggactgggaagaagggcatgctgaggacagtgggggggactgggaagaagggcatgctgaggacagtgggggggactgggaagaagggcatgccgaggacagtgggggactgggaagaagggcatgccgaggacagtgggggggactgggaagaaggcaTGCTAAgggcagtgggggactgggaagaagggcatgctgaggacagtgggggactgggaaaggcatgccgaggacagtgggggggattgggaagaagggcatgctgagggcagtgggggactgggaagaaaggcatgccgaggacagtgggggactggaaagaagggcatgccgaggacagtggggggactgggaagaagggcatgccgaggacagtggggtggactgggaagaagggcatgccgaggacagtgggggggactgggaagaagggcatgacGAGGACAGtggaggggactgggaagaagggcatgccgaggacagtgggggactgggaagaagggcatgccgaggacagtgggggggactgggaagaagggcatgccgaggacagtgggggggactgggaagaagggcatgccgaggacagtggggggactgggaagaagggcatgccgaggacagtgggggactgggaagaagggcatgctgaggacagtgggggactgggaagggcatgccgaggacagtgggggactgggaagaagggcatgctgaggacagtgggggactgggaagggcatgccgaggacagtgggggattgggaagaagggcatgctgagggcagtgggggactgggaagaaagtcatgccgaggacagtgggggactgggaagaagggcatgctgaggacagtgggggactgggaagaagggcatgccgtggacagtgggggactgggaagaagggcatgctgagggcaGAGGGgaactgggaagaagggcatgctgaggacagtgggggactgggaagaaaggcatgccgaggacagtgggggactgggaagaagggcatgctgaggacagtgggggactgggaagaagggcatgttgagggcagtgggggactgggaagaagggcatgctgaggacagtgggggggactgggaagaagggcatgtaGAGGACAGTGggagactgggaagaagggcatgctgagggcagtgggggactgggaagaagggcatgctgaggacagtgggggactgggaagaagggcatgctgaggacagtgggggggactgggaagaagggcatgctgaggacagtgggggggactgggaagaagggcatgctgaggacagtgggggtgactgggaagaagggcatgccgaggacaggggaggactgggaagaagggcatgctgagggcagtgggggactgggaagaagggcatgctgaggacagtgggggactgggaagaagggcatgccgaggacagtgggATACTGGGAACaagggcatgccgaggacagtgggggactgggaagaagggcatgctgagggcagtgggggactgggaagaagggcatggcaAAGActgtgggggactgggaagaagggcatgctgaggacagtgggggactgggaagaagggcatgctgagggcagtggggggactgggaagaagggcatgctgagggcagtgggggactgggaagaagggcatgctgaggacagtgggggactgggaagaaaggcatgccgaggacagtgggggactgggaagaagggcatgctgaggacagtgggggactgggaagaagggcatgttgagggcagtgggggactgggaagaagggcatgctgaggacagtgggggggactgggaagaagggcatgtaGAGGACAGTGggagactgggaagaagggcatgctgagggcagtgggggactgggaagaagggcatgctgaggacagtgggggactgggaagaagggcatgctgaggacagtgggggggactgggaagaagggcatgctgaggacagtgggggggactgggaagaagggcatgctgaggacagtgggggtgactgggaagaagggcatgccgaggacaggggaggactgggaagaagggcatgctgagggcagtgggggactgggaagaagggcatgctgaggacagtgggggactgggaagaagggcatgccgaggacagtgggATACTGGGAACaagggcatgccgaggacagtgggggactgggaagaagggcatgctgagggcagtgggggactgggaagaagggcatggcaAAGActgtgggggactgggaagaagggcatgctgaggacagtgggggactgggaagaagggcatgctgagggcagtggggggactgggaagaagggcatgctgagggcagtgggggactgggaagaagggcatgctgagggcagtgggggactgggaagaagggcatgctgaggacagtgggggactaggaagaagggcatgccgaggacagtgggggactgggaagaagggcatgccgaggacagtgggggactgggaagaagggcatgctgaggacagtgggggggactgggaagaagggcatgccgaggacagtgggggactgggaagaagggcatgctgagggcagtgggggactgggaagaagggcatgccgaggacagtggaggactgggaagaagggcatgccgaggacagtgggggactgggaagaagggcatgctgagggcagtggggaactgggaagaagggcatgctgagggcagtggggtactgggaagaagggcatgctgaggacagtgggggacctggaagaagggcatgccgaggacagtgggggactgggaagaagggcatgccgaggacagtggaggaatgggaagaagggcatactgagggcagtgggggactgggaagaagggcatgctgagtgcagtgggggactgggaagaagggcatgctgaggacaatgggggactgggaagaagggcatgtcGAGGACAGTGGAGGGGACTgagaagaagggcatgctgaggacagtgggggggactggaaagaagggcatgctgaggtcagtgggggggactgggaagaagggcatgctgaggacagtgggggggactgggaagaagggcatgctgaggacagtgggggactgggaagaagggcatgtcgaagacagtgggggactgggaagaagggcatgccgaggactgggggactgggaagaagggcatgccgaggacagtgggggggactgggaagaagggcatgccgaggacagtgggggactgggaagaagggcatgctgaggacagtggggtactgggaagaagggcatgctgaggacagtgggggactgggaagaagggcatgctgaggacagtgggggactgggaagaagggcatgctgaggacaatgggggactgggaagaagggcatgccgaggacagtgggAGGGACTGGGAAGAATgggcatgccgaggacagtggggggggggggggactgggaagaagggcataccgaggacagtgggggactgggaaggagggcatgctgaggacagtgggggactgggaagaagggcatgctgagggcaGTGGGGGGACTGGGAAGGAGTAGAGGCCCATGGCAGCGTGGGGCAACGTGACGGAGAAAGGGGTTTGTGGCAACTGGGACCAGAAAGGAGGGAAAAACATTAAATGAGGGGTACTGGAGAGGCATGTGGGTTTGGAAACCAGGAAGTATTGTCATATTATTTACTGGAGTAAGCCGAGAACATAATACGTATATGCATTGATTAAAAAAAGATGCATGTTCAGAGTACCTTTATTAGTCAGTTTAACATTTTGTTCAGTTTGATACAAAGACAGGGCCgacaacagaaatcatggggcccaggacaaatgaaaggagcagccccccctccccaccccccaacccatagcgcacataccgcggaaaaaaaaacttttagcaacttttacttaactgttttcttcttattgtaatacggaaaaaaacattacaatgcaatctgtttattttaatattttcaacaaaatacAAATATCCAATGccacaaaaggcctgggggggggggggattcagtatgggcctggtgggggagggtggagcCTTCAACCGGCCGGAGTGCGGGGCTTCAATTGGCAGGCGGTGGGACTGGTTTCAGAGTTGAGATGGAAGGCacgtgggtgagtgactgactgcctgggtgggtgagtgactgactgcctgggtgggtgagtgactgaatgcctgggtgagtgactgactgactgggtgggtgagtgactgacttgagtgagtgagtgactgcctgggtgggtgagtgactgactgcctgggtgggtgagtgactgactgcctgggtgggtgagtgagtgactgactgcctgggtgggtgagtgactgactgcctgggtgggtgagtgactgactgcctgggtgggtgagtgactgactgcctgggtgagtgattgactgggtgggcgagtgactgactgggtgggtgggtgagtgactgactgcctgggtgagtgactgactgcctgggtgggtgagtgactgactgcctgggtgagtgactgactgcctgggtgggtgagtgactgactgcctgggtgagtgagtgactgactgggtgggtgagtgactgactgcctgggtgggtgagtgactgactgcctgggtgggtgagtgactgcctgggtgggtgagtgactgactgcctgggtgggtgagtgaaagactgcctgggtgggtgagtgactgactgcctggatgggtgagtgactgactgcctgggtgggtgagtgactgactgcctgggtgggtgagtgactgactgcctgggtgggtgggtgggtgactgactgcctgggtgggtgagtgactgactgcctgggagggtgagtgactgactgcctgggtgggtgactgactgactgcctgggtgggtgagtgactgactgcctgggtgagtgagtgactgactgggtgggtgactgactgcctgggtgactgactgactgcctgggtgggtgagtgactgactgcctgggtgggtgagtgactgcctgggtgggtgagtgactgcctgggtgggtgagtgactgcctgggtgggtgagtgactgcctgggtgggtgactggctgggtgggtgagtgactgcctgggtgactgactgactgcctgggtgggtgactgactgcctgggtgggtgactgactgcctgggtgggtgactgactgactgactgcctgggtgggtgactgcctgggtgggtgactgactgactgcctgggtgggtgactgactgcctgggtgggtgggtaactgactgcctgggtgggtgaatgcCTGGATGGGTGGTGGGAggtagggcggggggggggggcgagactggcgGGCCTAATTCCCGCAGGTGCATTTAGTTTCTTTccccaaagcccccccccccctttcccccccctccggcccctggtccccgcggctgctgcccggggcaggagtCTGGCACGAGGGGAGCTGGGTTGGTGGGCGTGGGCTCGCCCAGGTGCTTCCCCTCCGgtccacgttgggagcgggtccACCGTGCTTCACTGAGCATGTGTGCCGAGATGTCTGCGCATGCACATGGGGATCGCCGTCGGGTTTATTTTTTTTCGCAACAAGCTCGAGGACCCAATCGTGCCGCCGCTGCCATACCCCGCTGCATTTTTTTTCCCTTgacattgtttttattattacacaggcacggccgcgcagggggcccgggacgccaaccccacAGACCCCCCTGTTGGGGGCCCTGTACACAGGTTCTTTTCCTTTTCTGTATGAATACAGGACAAACGGTGACTGTGTGATTGCAGCATTTGCATTTATTGTTGCAGTTTTGTCCATCATGGAACCATTCTGGATTGTGAAGAGGCAGATTGGGACTTCACCATGAACCTTAATGTCCGTAGCATGTATCTCATGATCAAAACATTCCTGCCGAAAGTAAGGACACAGGCTTTGGCCCAgtttcactaaagggtgctaatcTCTAGCACTCCTTAACTCAGATGCTTTGTTTCTGCCTATTTTTGGCATTGAATTTTAAATGTCCACTCACCTTCTTTCATCACCCAATATTTAAATTGCTGTAGCAAAGAAAACACAGGTTTATGCTATTCTAGACAAAGCAGAATGAATGGTGATTAGTGATGAGTATTCACTTAGTTCTGCCCTCCAGTGTCATAAACCACTTCACACATCCAGGATGACTACTGTCCGAGTTGTTAGAAGAATAATCTAACAATATcttggtgtgttttttttgttgtacaTTTCATTTGTTATATCACCTATTGTCTGCAGCTACATTTTAAAAGGTATAACCTGCCTTAAATATCCCACATAGACATTTTGCCATATATACAAATAACATATCACACTACATTTTGTGACggtctaatatttttttttggggggggggggggggcgggggttacTAAAAGTTATAAACTTCAAAGATTCTTGTATGTTTTCCAGATGCTTGCACAAAAAGCTGGAAACATTATCAACATGTCTTCTGTAGCATCCAGCATCAAAGGTATAAATGTTTATTAAATGGCAAAATGCCTCTGAAAAATAAGAGCTGTTTGGCGCACACTGTGTGAAAGATAACGGAGAGAGGTGCACATTGTCTTCTCTGCTATATAAAATGCCCTATCACGCCAATCAAATCATTTAAAGAATGAAGTTACAGAGTTAAAGTACCTCTCCACTTTATCTGGTAATTAGTCTCTTTCAGTTTTGTGCTTGCATAAATTGACTAAAACGTCACCTTGACGTATTAAGAGATGTCTCTATTGCTATTCTATGATGAGTGCAATCTGGCACAAACTGTTTTCAGCACTACAGTACTACTCATTACTGCTAATTACTGGGAAGGCAGGTGTTGGCACTGCAGATGAGCTGAGAACAGTTTTGTTATAAGTGAGAAGTGATTCATGATTTTGATTAGTATTTCTCTTCTTTTCACTGtattttacattttgtttttgatAAATGCCTTTTGTTTAGGGCTATTTCTAAATCATTATTTTGTCTACTAGGCGTTGTAAACAGGTGTGTGTATAGCACATCAAAGGCAGCAGTAATTGGTCTGACCAAATCTGTCGCTTCAGACTTTATTGAACAAGGCATCAGATGCAACTGTATATGTCCTGGTAAGTATGTCTTGTGATGGCCGTTTGAAGCAGcatccttccatccattcccaaaGATGCCCACTCAGAGACCCTTCTTCAAGCACACACAATGCAACCCCTTAACACAAAACCAGAGCCCACCACAAACATAACTTATCCACCTAAACATAGACTTTtctgcaaaacacacacagcaagtTGTCTCTCACACCTATCCTTTTACTTTACTATTAAACTTACTAAGGGGGCTATACAAGTTCCATGTTCACGGATTATATCAGTGATTTTCATAGGGGGATTTGGAGCACATAGGGGCTCATGAGCTGTATCCAAGGAGTTCGCCAAAAAAAACCTATGGAATGGTGGATCTCAGGCAGTATAGTGACATCCTAAGCCCGTGTGGTGACTGCTCACTTTGTAAGGCTCCAAACTGCACCTTGGGGTGGgtaattacagcaggagcttccaaagtcactacccacaatgctttgcatccacagcggcaaggcattgtggggcatgaCTTTGGAAGCTCACACAGTAATAGACATAcaacccatgctgtctgcacacactgaggtgcagttcgGGGCCTTATTAAGCATCTGTTCCCCCACAAACTCAGAACACTATACTGCTATGGATCAGTCAAACAGTTTTATTAACACTAGTCTGATGCGTAGACaataagatttttttattaatggtttgCGGAACAAATATATTGTAGCATAAGGTTGGGTGGGAACCATATTAcatgatttaaagcagcaatcccgcttgtacgtaaaaaaaaaatttcattcaCTTTTTTCTTTTGAAAGAATGTAAATCGCAATGTAAACTGAACCCGCCTATTTTTAGCTTCAGGGAGCCCCCGGTAACTGAAAGTGACAGTTTTAGTTGCCAGTATTTCAGCTCCCTTTGGAAATTCAAAATGGCCACAAAATCCTGTGGGCCATTAGTAGCCGCAATGTCATGGGAGGATGatgttacggcttcctattgaacAATATTGGTGGCCATCTTGAAATACACAGTAAGAACCCCAAGCAACTAAAACTGTAAGTATATTGAGATCTGGGTGGTCCGGGAGATGGAAATAGAGTTCAGCTCTGTAAGGACCTACAGTTtcaaattctttaaaaaaaaaaaaaatattatcattATTGAAAATGGGTGGGATTTCTGCTTTATGGTGGAATGAACTGTGTAAAATATTGTAATGTTTGAAAATAGTGCCTTACAATGGTCACCATTGCTGCTGTCTTTCCTGTGTCCCATCATTGTAAGAACATGTCTAGGACACCATGAGCCCCaaatattttttcacatgtaatAGTACAGTACATCATTATCAATACTTTTTACCTGGAGAGAGATACAGCTGTATGTATAATTATATAACAGGATAAGGCAACATTGCATTGCTTACTAGCAGATAGAGAAAAATGAAAAGCAGCACTAAACCATTGGGTAAAGGTGGGTAATATGACTTTAGACTAACCCGCATTGTAAGACAAGGAAAGGTCTTGAGGATGAAGGGGAAAAAATGTCTAATTTAGTAGTCTGTTAGCGCACAGGAGGACATACAAGTGAAATGTTTTATGCACTGAAATCCAATTTTTGTGTAGGGACTGTGGATACCCCATCTTTAAAGGAAAGAATCCAAGCGAGGCCAAATCCTGAACAGGTATGCCAAATAATAATATCCTGTACCAATTATACTACTGTCCATTATAAATGAGTGCTATAGACTTTTACATGTCACTTTTTGCCCGTGATAACTGTAGGCATTAAAAGACTTTCTTTCAAGACAAAAGACCGGTAGAATGGCTACAGCAGAAGAAGTGGcccatctctgtgtgtatctggcTTCTGATGAAGTAAgtcatatattttatttgtattatacCTCCATCAATAACTGCATTTGGATATTAAAGGAGACCTAGCCCTGAAATCATACGGCCTCTATGCCCCTAAAGGAGTACAGTCTTATTTTAGCTAATCGGCCTATCCACAGAAATCCCATGAGACCACAGCAGAAATCAGCAACATTCCCAATAGTATTGCTGGATAATTGTGATGGAAATTATTATGGTAAAGCAGATGAGTCCAGTTTTCTTATCGGCTCCTTATTTTATCACATTTTCCTTGTGGTATTTTTAGATGTAGACGTTGGCTAGTTGAGTAAAGGTTAGCAAGTTTACTTGCAAGGTTACTTATAATATAAATGGCTTGGAACAATAagtttttaagtgaaacttctttgctggtacctacagagttttgatgggGAAAATGTCATTCTTTGTCACAAAAACGCGTTACGGAAGCGACATCATGACGAGAAACGGCCGCAGGCCTCGGCACACGTGCAAAAGCATCCTCGGGCCTCcagcgcactgcgcatgcgcagaggactcCAGTGCAGCACCAACACTTGGGAGACGGAGACCATAGACACAcagaccgagacacacacacacacacacacacagagatgcacacacacacacacacacagagatacacacacacagagatacacacacacacacacacacacacacacagagatacacacacacacacacagagatacacacacacacacacagagagatacacacacgcacacacacagagatacacacacacagagatacacacacacacatagatacacatacagagatacacatacatagacacacagagatacacatacacagacacacagagatacacatacacagacacacagagatacacatacacagacacacagaaataca
Coding sequences within:
- the BDH2 gene encoding dehydrogenase/reductase SDR family member 6 is translated as MGRLDGKVIVLSAAAQGIGRAAAIAFAKEGAQVIATDTNGLKLKELESYEGIQTRVLDVTKKEQIENLCKEIDRIDVLFNVAGFVHHGTILDCEEADWDFTMNLNVRSMYLMIKTFLPKMLAQKAGNIINMSSVASSIKGVVNRCVYSTSKAAVIGLTKSVASDFIEQGIRCNCICPGTVDTPSLKERIQARPNPEQALKDFLSRQKTGRMATAEEVAHLCVYLASDESLYVTGNQHIIDGGWSL